A window from Leptothermofonsia sichuanensis E412 encodes these proteins:
- a CDS encoding D-alanine--D-alanine ligase family protein, giving the protein MAKRRVGLLFGGCSGEHEVSIASARAIANAFADAANQAAYELLPFYIQKDGHWHDGSVAQGVLESGNALPIESSGESVRSPHWHFPDTAQAIDVWFPVLHGPNGEDGTIQGLLTLMQVPFVGSGVLGSAIGMDKLAMKTAFAQAGLPQVRYLAINRAQVWSNPCVYPRLCDEIEATLGYPCFVKPANLGSSVGISKARNRHQLETALDSAASFDRRLIVEAGVVAREVECAVLGNDNPSASVVGEITYQSEFYDYETKYTEGRADLIIPAPIPESITAEIQEMALQAFMAVDAAGLARVDFFYVEATGEVLINEINTMPGFTATSMYPQLWAATGISFPQLVDRLVQLALERQ; this is encoded by the coding sequence ATGGCAAAACGACGAGTAGGACTGTTGTTTGGAGGGTGTTCCGGGGAACATGAGGTATCGATCGCTTCGGCGCGGGCGATCGCAAACGCCTTTGCTGATGCCGCCAATCAAGCCGCCTATGAACTACTGCCCTTCTACATTCAAAAAGATGGACACTGGCATGATGGGTCTGTTGCTCAGGGCGTTTTGGAGTCTGGCAATGCGCTGCCGATCGAGTCTTCTGGAGAGAGTGTGCGATCGCCTCACTGGCACTTTCCGGACACAGCCCAGGCGATCGATGTGTGGTTTCCAGTTCTGCACGGTCCAAATGGTGAAGATGGCACCATTCAGGGGCTGCTGACATTGATGCAGGTGCCCTTTGTTGGCTCTGGCGTATTGGGTTCAGCCATTGGCATGGACAAACTGGCCATGAAAACGGCCTTTGCCCAGGCAGGACTCCCCCAGGTCAGGTACCTGGCAATTAATCGTGCCCAGGTCTGGTCAAATCCCTGTGTCTACCCCAGGCTCTGTGATGAAATTGAGGCAACTCTGGGCTATCCCTGCTTTGTCAAACCAGCCAATCTGGGGTCTTCCGTTGGCATTTCAAAAGCCCGCAATCGCCATCAGTTAGAAACCGCTTTAGACAGTGCTGCCAGCTTCGATCGCCGCCTGATTGTGGAAGCCGGGGTTGTTGCCAGGGAAGTGGAATGCGCTGTACTGGGTAACGATAATCCCAGTGCTTCTGTAGTAGGCGAAATTACTTACCAGAGCGAATTTTATGATTACGAAACCAAATACACTGAAGGCAGAGCCGATCTGATCATTCCCGCTCCCATTCCTGAATCAATCACCGCTGAGATTCAGGAGATGGCGCTACAAGCTTTTATGGCAGTCGATGCAGCCGGGCTGGCGCGTGTTGACTTTTTTTATGTGGAAGCAACTGGTGAAGTTCTGATCAACGAAATCAATACAATGCCAGGGTTTACGGCAACCAGTATGTACCCTCAGTTGTGGGCAGCAACGGGTATTTCCTTCCCTCAACTGGTTGATCGCCTGGTTCAACTGGCACTGGAGCGGCAGTAA
- a CDS encoding tetratricopeptide repeat protein, with protein MTAINQFTKAKSEDVSFWNEKGSALVEEKRYEEAISLFSRSLQLKPDNYDAWYGQGDALANLGRYSEALRCFGKAIELRPSSHAAWTFRGVVLIHLQRYQEALESCDRALAIAPEDREAWTFRGVVLQRLGRYQDAYASYNRATGTQRSWCWEKVLQFILHPFQPHPQPLSHGPD; from the coding sequence ATGACAGCGATCAACCAATTTACGAAAGCAAAGTCAGAAGACGTTAGTTTTTGGAATGAAAAGGGTTCTGCTCTGGTAGAAGAGAAACGCTATGAGGAAGCAATTTCCCTTTTTAGCCGCTCGCTTCAGCTTAAACCAGATAACTATGACGCCTGGTATGGTCAGGGAGATGCACTGGCAAACCTGGGGCGTTATTCTGAAGCGTTGCGGTGCTTTGGTAAAGCCATTGAGTTAAGACCGTCAAGCCACGCAGCCTGGACATTTCGCGGGGTTGTGTTGATTCACCTGCAACGTTACCAGGAAGCCCTGGAAAGTTGCGATCGCGCCCTTGCCATTGCGCCTGAAGACCGGGAAGCCTGGACATTTCGAGGAGTCGTTTTGCAACGCCTGGGGCGCTATCAGGATGCTTATGCCAGCTATAACCGGGCGACGGGTACACAAAGGAGCTGGTGTTGGGAAAAGGTTCTCCAGTTTATTCTTCATCCCTTTCAGCCCCATCCTCAACCCTTAAGTCATGGACCAGACTGA
- a CDS encoding transglutaminase-like domain-containing protein — MQLEYAQSSPAMTETQSTAGQRFQPRTIYPLGAYAIHGIATLNDALIALDSVRGYLLKIDPVTDNTTILNSCQVDEFIDATGLAIWENTLWFAREQTVYFCDLNTLKPQIFTTMPYPVDGVGVWQTTIYVSSQKEGYISIFEFNPQRLITRFPLPGVGAENLMIRGEELWLCDRTEQSVYCLDRATGELQFSVLTPYEGPSGLTFLPHPQTGEDLLYVSYAGEEPYIRDNPNNPEGQFELTFRDRTFIHPLYIQFNAKDHYALSNGFLIEMSYAEEMLPLEEFDLKNVEWRIALPAETHRQRVLKVEPIGLPFTEEIQDGQRVAVFRFDGLKFHERHLFGWKALLEVRGIKYLFQPDDVDNIPPLPPEYQARYLVDDDELAMETPIIQQAAREAIGTETNLLRKLLKIRNYVYDRLSYSLTPKIDTPDVVLERGIGSCGEYVGVLLALARLNGIACRTVGRYKCPPKANQQNIPLEPDYNHVWLEFYIPGYGWLPMESNPDDVVERGPYPTRFFMGLPWYHAEIGKGIPFETVSAANQGIDISIGELAINHVRFTILGELPPSLE, encoded by the coding sequence ATGCAACTCGAATATGCGCAATCTTCTCCGGCAATGACGGAAACGCAATCAACGGCTGGTCAACGGTTTCAGCCTCGAACAATTTACCCGCTGGGTGCCTATGCAATTCACGGTATTGCCACCTTAAACGATGCTTTGATTGCGCTTGACTCCGTGCGGGGGTATCTGCTGAAAATTGACCCGGTGACTGACAACACTACCATCCTTAATTCCTGCCAGGTGGATGAGTTCATCGATGCAACCGGGTTGGCAATCTGGGAAAATACCCTCTGGTTTGCCCGAGAGCAAACAGTTTACTTCTGTGACCTGAACACCCTGAAGCCTCAGATTTTTACCACAATGCCCTATCCAGTAGACGGGGTGGGGGTATGGCAAACTACCATTTATGTGTCCAGCCAGAAAGAAGGCTACATTTCCATCTTTGAGTTCAATCCACAGCGGCTGATCACCCGGTTTCCACTGCCAGGCGTCGGGGCTGAAAATCTGATGATTCGAGGAGAAGAACTGTGGCTCTGCGATCGCACCGAGCAAAGCGTTTACTGTCTGGATCGGGCAACGGGTGAGCTGCAATTCAGCGTGTTAACCCCCTATGAAGGCCCCTCAGGACTGACCTTTCTGCCCCATCCCCAGACTGGCGAAGACCTGCTCTATGTCTCCTATGCCGGAGAAGAACCCTATATTCGGGATAATCCCAACAATCCAGAGGGGCAGTTTGAGTTGACCTTTCGCGATCGCACCTTCATTCATCCGCTTTACATTCAGTTCAATGCCAAAGACCATTACGCCCTATCCAATGGCTTTCTAATAGAAATGTCCTATGCCGAGGAGATGTTGCCACTGGAGGAATTTGATCTGAAAAATGTAGAGTGGCGCATTGCCCTGCCAGCAGAGACTCACCGTCAGCGCGTCCTCAAAGTAGAACCCATTGGGCTACCCTTTACAGAAGAAATTCAGGATGGGCAACGGGTGGCTGTTTTCCGGTTTGATGGGTTGAAGTTCCATGAACGTCACCTGTTTGGTTGGAAAGCCCTGCTGGAAGTACGCGGCATTAAGTACCTGTTCCAGCCTGATGATGTTGATAACATCCCGCCCCTGCCGCCAGAGTACCAGGCACGTTATCTGGTTGATGATGATGAACTGGCGATGGAGACACCAATCATTCAGCAAGCCGCCCGGGAGGCGATCGGCACTGAAACCAACCTGCTGCGTAAGCTCCTCAAAATTCGCAACTATGTCTACGATCGCCTCTCCTACAGCCTTACTCCCAAAATTGACACCCCCGATGTTGTGCTGGAACGGGGGATTGGCTCCTGTGGCGAATATGTCGGTGTATTGCTGGCACTGGCACGGTTGAATGGAATTGCCTGCCGAACCGTCGGACGGTATAAGTGCCCCCCCAAAGCAAACCAGCAAAACATCCCCCTGGAACCAGACTACAATCACGTCTGGTTGGAGTTTTACATTCCTGGCTACGGCTGGTTGCCAATGGAGTCAAACCCTGACGATGTAGTGGAGCGGGGCCCCTATCCCACCCGCTTTTTTATGGGTTTGCCCTGGTATCACGCAGAAATTGGCAAGGGCATTCCGTTTGAGACCGTCAGTGCTGCCAATCAAGGCATTGATATTTCTATTGGCGAGCTGGCGATCAACCATGTCCGGTTTACCATTCTGGGGGAATTACCACCTTCCCTTGAGTAG
- a CDS encoding M48 family metallopeptidase translates to MSLLKTPLLGLRADHFRHPLDLQATENLKQLPGFDMVIRNLLGPLAEQVFYLDNIASSVLVSEKQLPDLHRLLLEACRTLDLEPPQLYIRQHPAPNAYTFAMRGKRPFIVVHTSLVDLLTPEEIQAVIAHELGHLKCDHGVYLTLANILIQLASLGGLAQGLQAQLMEWVRCAEFTCDRAALLATQNPKVVASVLMKLSGGSPKLSAQLNLEAFLEQARAYDDISNDQLGAMLKQAMTEQLTHPVPVLRAREIDRWSCSQEYQALLQSRPVQSYEHSDTRGGWRNW, encoded by the coding sequence ATGTCCCTCCTGAAAACCCCGCTGCTTGGACTCAGAGCCGATCATTTTCGTCATCCTTTAGACTTACAGGCAACCGAGAATTTGAAGCAGTTGCCTGGTTTTGATATGGTGATTCGCAACCTGTTAGGACCGCTTGCCGAACAGGTTTTCTATCTGGACAACATTGCTTCCAGCGTTTTGGTGAGTGAAAAGCAGCTTCCTGATCTGCACAGGTTGCTATTGGAAGCGTGCAGAACTCTGGATTTGGAACCCCCCCAACTTTACATTCGGCAACACCCGGCACCCAATGCCTACACCTTTGCCATGCGGGGCAAGAGGCCGTTTATTGTGGTGCATACATCGCTGGTTGATCTGTTGACACCGGAAGAAATTCAGGCAGTGATTGCCCACGAACTGGGGCATCTGAAGTGTGATCATGGTGTTTACCTGACCCTGGCAAATATCTTGATTCAGTTAGCCAGTCTGGGTGGACTGGCTCAGGGATTGCAGGCTCAGTTAATGGAGTGGGTACGCTGTGCCGAGTTTACCTGCGATCGCGCGGCCCTCCTGGCTACCCAAAATCCCAAAGTAGTGGCTTCGGTATTGATGAAATTGTCTGGGGGATCTCCCAAGCTATCAGCGCAATTAAACCTGGAAGCCTTCCTGGAGCAGGCACGCGCCTACGACGATATCAGCAATGATCAACTGGGTGCCATGTTGAAGCAGGCAATGACCGAGCAGCTAACCCATCCGGTGCCCGTTTTACGGGCGCGCGAAATTGATCGCTGGTCATGCAGTCAGGAATATCAGGCACTACTTCAAAGTCGCCCGGTTCAGTCTTACGAGCACAGTGACACCAGAGGCGGATGGCGGAATTGGTAG
- the atpC gene encoding ATP synthase F1 subunit epsilon, whose amino-acid sequence MALTVRVIAPDKTVWDSEAEEVILPSTTGQLGILSGHAPLLTALDTGVMRVRADKTWIPIALMGGFAEVENNEVTILVNAAERGDAINKEEARVAFAEAEAKFNQAQSTDDRQKRIQATQAYKRARARFQAAGGMMS is encoded by the coding sequence ATGGCTTTAACTGTTCGCGTTATCGCTCCCGACAAGACCGTATGGGATTCAGAGGCAGAAGAAGTAATTCTTCCCAGCACCACGGGCCAGTTGGGTATTTTGTCGGGGCACGCTCCCCTGCTAACGGCACTTGATACGGGGGTCATGCGGGTTCGCGCTGACAAAACCTGGATACCCATTGCGCTCATGGGTGGGTTTGCCGAAGTAGAAAACAATGAGGTCACCATTCTGGTGAATGCGGCTGAACGGGGTGACGCCATCAATAAAGAAGAAGCCCGTGTTGCTTTTGCAGAAGCGGAAGCAAAGTTCAACCAGGCGCAGTCTACAGACGATCGCCAGAAGCGGATTCAGGCAACCCAGGCATATAAGCGTGCCCGCGCCCGCTTCCAGGCAGCAGGCGGCATGATGTCTTAG
- a CDS encoding ROK family protein yields MMVSTSVEHSTQVLGIDLGGTAIKLGRFSKNGTCLAALNMPTPQPSTPEAVLAAVVDAITQIDPDNQVAAIGVGTPGPADATGRIARVAINLAGWHDVPLADWLEAKVGRPAMIANDANCAGLGEAWLGAGRWYNNLILLTLGTGVGGAIILDGKLFVGHHGTAGELGLITLNPDGPACNSGNQGSLESYTSVPAIRRRTGMEPEELGMLALAGDSQALEFWQSYGRDLGAGLASLIYVLTPEAIIIGGGISASADFFFPSVWAEIERRVLPSSRAGLQLLKAELGNQAGIVGAAKLAWQMIQKPGSQGQ; encoded by the coding sequence ATGATGGTCAGCACGTCAGTTGAACACAGTACCCAGGTTTTGGGAATTGATCTGGGTGGCACAGCAATTAAACTCGGTCGTTTCAGCAAAAATGGCACCTGCCTGGCCGCACTCAATATGCCTACCCCCCAACCCTCTACGCCGGAGGCCGTTTTAGCCGCTGTTGTAGATGCAATTACTCAAATTGATCCAGATAATCAGGTAGCCGCAATTGGAGTGGGTACTCCAGGTCCAGCCGATGCCACTGGACGCATTGCCAGAGTTGCCATCAATCTGGCAGGCTGGCACGATGTTCCCCTGGCAGACTGGCTGGAGGCAAAAGTGGGACGACCTGCCATGATTGCTAATGATGCTAACTGCGCTGGTTTAGGAGAAGCCTGGTTAGGAGCAGGACGGTGGTACAACAATCTCATTTTATTGACATTGGGCACTGGCGTCGGTGGTGCCATCATTCTGGACGGCAAACTCTTTGTTGGACATCATGGCACGGCTGGTGAATTGGGCTTGATTACACTCAATCCTGACGGTCCAGCCTGTAACAGCGGTAACCAGGGTTCTCTGGAGTCCTATACTTCTGTACCGGCGATTCGTCGTCGCACAGGCATGGAGCCAGAGGAACTGGGAATGTTGGCACTGGCAGGAGATTCACAAGCCCTGGAATTCTGGCAAAGCTATGGTAGGGACCTGGGAGCCGGGCTTGCCAGTTTAATTTACGTGCTGACGCCAGAGGCAATTATTATTGGCGGTGGTATTAGTGCCAGTGCTGACTTCTTTTTCCCATCTGTGTGGGCAGAAATTGAACGGCGGGTATTACCCAGTTCCCGTGCTGGTTTGCAATTGCTGAAAGCTGAGTTAGGCAATCAGGCAGGTATTGTGGGAGCCGCAAAACTGGCCTGGCAAATGATTCAAAAACCAGGAAGTCAGGGACAGTAG
- the atpD gene encoding F0F1 ATP synthase subunit beta, with product MVTAEKTSTGFITQIIGPVVDIKFPSGKLPEIYDALRIEGTNPAGQRVGVTCEVQQLLGDRQVRAVAMSSTDGLVRGMEVFGTGAPISVPVGTATLGRIFNVLGEPVDNKGPVDMSKTMPIHRAAPKLTELETKPSVFETGIKVVDLLTPYRRGGKIGLFGGAGVGKTVIMMELINNIATQHGGVSVFGGVGERTREGNDLYNEMIESGVIDKDNPANSKIALVYGQMNEPPGARMRVGLSALTMAEYFRDVNKQDVLLFIDNIFRFVQAGSEVSALLGRMPSAVGYQPTLGTDVGDLQERITSTLEGSITSIQAVYVPADDLTDPAPATTFAHLDGTTVLSRGLAAKGIYPAVDPLGSTSTMLQPSIVGDEHYNTARAVQSTLQRYKELQDIIAILGLDELSEDDRLTVARARKIERFLSQPFFVAEVFTGSPGKYVTLEKTIEGFKRILSGELDELPEQAFYMVGDIDEAIAKGEKLKAEAK from the coding sequence ATGGTCACCGCAGAGAAGACAAGTACTGGTTTTATTACACAAATTATTGGTCCCGTTGTGGACATTAAATTTCCCAGTGGCAAGCTGCCAGAAATTTATGACGCATTGAGGATTGAAGGCACCAATCCCGCTGGACAACGGGTGGGAGTAACCTGTGAAGTGCAGCAGTTGCTGGGCGATCGCCAGGTGCGGGCAGTCGCCATGAGTTCTACCGATGGTCTGGTGCGGGGGATGGAAGTTTTCGGTACAGGTGCCCCCATCAGCGTCCCGGTTGGCACGGCTACCCTGGGACGGATCTTTAACGTCCTAGGTGAACCTGTGGACAATAAGGGGCCGGTCGATATGTCGAAGACCATGCCGATTCACCGGGCAGCCCCCAAACTGACGGAACTGGAAACCAAACCTTCCGTGTTTGAAACGGGTATTAAAGTGGTTGATCTGCTCACCCCCTACCGGCGTGGCGGCAAGATTGGTCTGTTTGGTGGGGCAGGGGTTGGTAAGACCGTCATTATGATGGAACTGATCAACAACATTGCGACCCAACATGGTGGGGTGTCTGTATTTGGCGGAGTGGGTGAGCGTACCCGCGAAGGTAATGACCTTTACAATGAAATGATCGAGTCTGGGGTAATTGATAAAGATAACCCTGCAAACTCCAAAATTGCCCTGGTCTACGGGCAGATGAATGAACCCCCCGGTGCCCGGATGCGTGTTGGCCTATCTGCGCTGACCATGGCAGAATACTTCCGGGACGTGAACAAGCAGGATGTGCTGTTATTCATTGACAACATTTTCCGGTTTGTACAGGCGGGTTCTGAGGTGTCAGCGCTGTTGGGACGGATGCCCTCTGCGGTGGGCTATCAGCCTACCCTGGGTACAGACGTGGGCGACCTGCAAGAACGGATTACCTCTACCCTGGAAGGTTCCATCACCTCGATTCAGGCAGTATATGTTCCTGCGGATGACCTGACTGACCCGGCTCCTGCCACCACCTTTGCCCACCTGGATGGAACGACAGTACTGTCCCGTGGTCTGGCAGCAAAGGGAATTTATCCAGCGGTTGATCCCCTCGGTTCGACTTCTACCATGCTTCAGCCCAGCATTGTGGGAGATGAACACTACAACACTGCCCGTGCGGTGCAGTCTACTCTCCAGCGCTATAAGGAATTGCAAGACATCATTGCCATCCTGGGTCTGGATGAACTGTCTGAGGATGACCGTTTGACAGTTGCTCGTGCCCGTAAGATTGAGCGGTTTCTGTCCCAACCGTTCTTCGTGGCAGAGGTGTTTACGGGGTCGCCTGGGAAATATGTGACCTTAGAGAAAACCATTGAAGGCTTCAAGCGCATTCTGTCCGGTGAACTGGATGAACTGCCAGAGCAAGCCTTTTACATGGTGGGTGACATTGACGAGGCGATCGCGAAGGGCGAGAAGCTGAAGGCAGAAGCGAAGTAA
- a CDS encoding MgPME-cyclase complex family protein, with the protein MQTYYYVLASQRFLTEEEPLEEVFRERTRHYQEQEKAIDFWMVNQPAFLEAPEMREVKAKCPQPATAILSTNSQFITWLKLRLEYVITGEFQAPSDTIPQPLASLTTAS; encoded by the coding sequence ATGCAAACCTATTACTATGTGCTGGCCAGTCAGCGCTTTTTGACTGAAGAAGAACCCCTCGAAGAAGTCTTTCGGGAACGCACCCGCCATTACCAGGAGCAGGAAAAAGCGATTGACTTCTGGATGGTAAACCAGCCAGCTTTCCTGGAAGCACCTGAGATGAGAGAAGTCAAGGCAAAATGCCCCCAGCCAGCGACTGCCATCCTGTCAACCAATTCCCAATTCATCACCTGGCTTAAATTGCGATTGGAATATGTGATTACCGGAGAATTTCAGGCTCCTTCTGATACGATCCCTCAACCGTTAGCATCCTTAACAACGGCATCCTGA
- a CDS encoding MoaD/ThiS family protein → MVSSNITVIVKLFAAYQEACGTPEMILDFPVGTAVAEVRDRLIAQHPQLAEWRDLTRFGINLQFVEPDTLLRDGDEVVLIPPVSGGMGLSPSATYCRSSAS, encoded by the coding sequence ATGGTCAGCTCAAACATTACAGTTATTGTTAAACTCTTCGCGGCTTATCAAGAAGCCTGTGGCACACCGGAGATGATATTGGATTTCCCTGTAGGGACTGCGGTGGCAGAGGTCCGTGATCGCCTCATTGCCCAACATCCCCAACTGGCTGAGTGGCGTGATCTGACCCGCTTTGGGATCAACCTCCAGTTCGTGGAACCCGATACACTGCTTCGAGATGGAGATGAAGTGGTGTTGATTCCACCCGTGAGTGGGGGAATGGGATTGTCCCCCTCCGCAACTTACTGCCGCTCCAGTGCCAGTTGA
- a CDS encoding photosystem II protein, Psb35-related, whose translation MVVLIAVFLIGWAAAAVLGTQAYFRGEQTKPIHERNWRSASFEKLAESITGTRIDYNTRVPAFNVSDAYTSSLLPDA comes from the coding sequence ATGGTTGTCCTGATTGCTGTATTTCTTATCGGTTGGGCTGCCGCAGCCGTCCTCGGAACTCAGGCTTACTTCCGCGGCGAGCAAACCAAGCCGATCCATGAGCGTAACTGGCGTTCTGCATCCTTTGAAAAGCTGGCTGAATCGATCACAGGTACCAGGATTGACTACAACACCCGTGTTCCGGCATTCAACGTTTCCGATGCTTACACCAGCAGCCTTTTGCCGGATGCATAA
- a CDS encoding asparagine synthetase B family protein — MSVFTWFANKLAGDLNHFHPRISKSILPPAQTAPSWQLVWGSCGASSETVVWQDDYIAFLASSRPVLSSSQRFVLVGDVWLPTRSKLWQNLDSVPLNRQKSDLDLVAHLWEWYGTETWAMLEGAFALAIWDRERQVLWLGRDRSGIYTLYYTIEGATRRVAPQLHPLTAHCSRDLDLVALRDYLCCAFVPGSRTLWQSIREVRPGTSINLTEGTTHPYWRLQEQPGDFAQPLAWHGDRLRSLLEHVIQEYLPAGEPLGVFLSGGLDSSCITALAAKFHDAPVHTYSIHFGHQFPNELEFSGAVAAHCQTHHSILEISLPDMWSHLPETMAFLDDPIGDPLTVPNLLLGRLAQKSVRVVLNGEGGDPCFGGPKNQPMLLNSLYSTVNQQGALQAYLMSFQKCAADLPQLLQPGIWSKVEAAPSPFFSDLHSSDRYLNRLMALNIKFKGADHILTKVNNLTRAAGIEGRSPLFDPRVVDLSMQIPPEYKLSGVQEKAVLKQAVTDLLPDFIIHRPKSGMMVPVHIGFRDYWNRQARQLLLSKRAAIAPYLNQSLICDWLNYQGDTWNRYGVKLWLLVSLELWLAMRGFQ; from the coding sequence ATGTCTGTATTCACCTGGTTTGCCAATAAACTTGCTGGAGATCTGAACCATTTTCATCCCCGGATCTCAAAAAGCATCCTGCCACCTGCTCAAACAGCGCCATCCTGGCAACTGGTCTGGGGTTCCTGCGGTGCTTCCTCTGAAACCGTTGTCTGGCAGGATGATTACATTGCATTTCTGGCTTCGTCCCGGCCTGTCTTGAGTTCCTCCCAGCGATTTGTACTGGTGGGGGATGTGTGGCTACCCACCCGCTCAAAATTATGGCAAAACCTGGATTCTGTGCCCCTGAACAGGCAAAAGAGTGACCTGGATCTGGTCGCTCACCTGTGGGAATGGTATGGCACTGAAACCTGGGCCATGCTGGAAGGAGCCTTTGCTCTAGCCATCTGGGATCGAGAGCGGCAGGTACTCTGGCTGGGGCGCGATCGCTCCGGCATCTACACGCTTTACTACACCATAGAGGGGGCTACTCGTCGGGTAGCTCCCCAATTGCATCCCCTGACTGCCCACTGTTCCCGGGATTTGGATCTGGTTGCTTTGCGGGACTACCTCTGCTGTGCCTTTGTGCCGGGAAGTCGTACCCTCTGGCAATCCATCCGGGAAGTGCGTCCCGGTACCAGCATCAACCTGACTGAAGGCACCACCCATCCCTACTGGCGGTTACAGGAGCAGCCTGGGGATTTTGCCCAACCCCTGGCCTGGCACGGCGATCGCCTCCGCTCCCTACTGGAACACGTCATTCAGGAATACCTGCCTGCTGGAGAACCACTGGGTGTTTTTCTGTCCGGTGGACTCGACTCCAGTTGTATTACAGCCCTGGCTGCAAAATTCCATGACGCTCCGGTTCATACCTATTCGATTCACTTCGGCCACCAATTTCCAAATGAGTTGGAGTTTTCTGGGGCGGTTGCTGCCCATTGTCAGACGCACCATTCCATCCTGGAAATTTCGTTGCCGGATATGTGGAGCCATCTACCTGAAACAATGGCATTCCTGGATGACCCAATCGGCGATCCGCTGACAGTGCCCAACCTGCTGCTGGGGCGATTGGCGCAGAAATCAGTCCGGGTGGTGCTGAATGGGGAAGGGGGCGACCCCTGTTTCGGTGGACCCAAGAATCAACCGATGTTGCTCAACTCCCTTTACAGCACGGTAAATCAGCAAGGAGCGCTCCAGGCGTATCTGATGTCCTTCCAGAAATGTGCTGCCGATTTGCCCCAACTCTTGCAACCCGGAATCTGGTCAAAGGTAGAGGCAGCGCCCTCTCCATTCTTTTCGGACCTCCACTCCAGCGATCGCTACCTGAACCGACTGATGGCACTCAATATCAAGTTCAAGGGTGCCGACCACATTCTCACCAAAGTTAACAATCTGACCCGCGCTGCCGGGATTGAGGGGCGATCGCCCCTCTTTGACCCACGGGTGGTTGACCTCAGTATGCAGATTCCACCGGAATACAAACTATCGGGTGTGCAGGAAAAAGCCGTATTAAAACAAGCGGTGACGGATCTGTTACCCGACTTCATTATTCACCGCCCCAAAAGCGGCATGATGGTGCCCGTCCACATTGGTTTCCGGGACTACTGGAATCGACAGGCACGGCAATTATTGTTAAGCAAACGAGCGGCGATCGCCCCCTACCTAAACCAATCCCTGATTTGTGACTGGCTTAACTACCAGGGCGATACCTGGAACCGTTACGGGGTCAAACTCTGGCTTCTGGTCAGCCTGGAACTATGGCTGGCAATGCGCGGATTTCAATGA
- the psb34 gene encoding photosystem II assembly protein Psb34, whose protein sequence is MRYTTEDGGRLNNFAIEPKMYKAEPPTKRQQLNYIIMGLGALVLVAGLVFVAASVS, encoded by the coding sequence ATGCGATATACCACGGAAGACGGCGGTCGTTTGAACAACTTTGCAATTGAGCCAAAGATGTACAAAGCTGAACCCCCCACCAAACGTCAGCAGCTCAACTACATCATTATGGGTCTTGGTGCGCTGGTTCTGGTTGCGGGTCTGGTGTTTGTGGCTGCTTCAGTGTCTTAA